The proteins below come from a single Candidatus Poribacteria bacterium genomic window:
- a CDS encoding M55 family metallopeptidase, with the protein MKIYILTDLEGVAMVSRFSQTREEGPQKQTAMRLLTQEVNAAVDGILDVDGNAEIVVWDGHGTGGIDVLGFHPKAKLIARGPIRPPYYLDTTYDALFFLGQHAMAGTPNAPLSHTYSSLSIEYYKLNGEMIGEFGCRAALAGTFDVPTVFISGDDKAVAEAKQLIPNIYGVETKQGLGQELALHLSPQRSRELIQETAAMACQNMAEIVPFKIDPPYTFEVRVLEGKSIDGYLKRGAVKIDDRTVSWHSDDLRTLSI; encoded by the coding sequence ATGAAGATTTATATTTTAACTGACCTGGAAGGGGTTGCAATGGTATCCCGCTTCAGTCAAACCCGTGAAGAAGGTCCCCAGAAACAGACAGCCATGCGATTATTGACGCAGGAGGTAAATGCTGCTGTTGATGGCATTCTTGATGTCGATGGGAACGCAGAAATTGTGGTTTGGGATGGACACGGAACTGGCGGGATTGATGTACTTGGGTTTCATCCGAAGGCGAAGTTAATTGCACGGGGACCGATTCGTCCGCCCTACTATCTTGACACCACCTACGACGCACTCTTTTTTTTAGGGCAACACGCGATGGCAGGCACACCAAACGCACCGTTGAGTCATACGTATTCTTCGTTGTCGATTGAATACTACAAACTCAATGGGGAAATGATCGGAGAATTCGGATGCCGTGCAGCGTTAGCAGGTACTTTCGATGTCCCAACGGTTTTCATCTCTGGCGACGATAAAGCCGTTGCAGAAGCGAAGCAACTTATCCCCAACATTTATGGCGTTGAAACCAAACAGGGGCTCGGACAGGAACTTGCACTGCATCTCTCACCGCAACGGTCGCGAGAACTGATTCAAGAGACGGCTGCGATGGCTTGTCAAAATATGGCTGAGATTGTCCCATTCAAAATTGATCCGCCCTATACATTTGAAGTCCGAGTCCTCGAAGGCAAATCCATTGACGGGTACCTGAAACGCGGTGCAGTGAAGATTGATGATCGCACTGTCAGCTGGCACAGCGATGACCTTCGCACCTTGTCTATTTAG
- a CDS encoding 2-oxoacid:ferredoxin oxidoreductase subunit beta yields the protein MKRQRTSRSRIPVGAPTLTKKDFESDQDVRWCPGCGDYSILAQTQRIFPDLGIPKENVVFISGIGCSSRFPYYMNTYGFHTIHGRAPTIASGVKMANPDLSVWIITGDGDALSIGGNHFIHLMRRNFDVNMLLFNNRIYGLTKGQYSPTSEQGKATKSTPLGSLEAPFNPINLALASGATFVARSLDTDSTHLQSTIKSAFEHKGTSFIEIYQDCPIFNKDAFKQFTDKATKTENTVRLEHGQPLVFGKENEKGIRLKDFHPEVTTANNENGAADDLIVHDQYAEDTTLANFLAGMSETPDMPHPIGIFRSVRRSSYEDAMTNQIRAAKERMGEGDLEALLNDGETWTVS from the coding sequence ATGAAAAGACAAAGAACTTCACGGTCACGGATTCCGGTTGGGGCACCCACCCTCACTAAAAAAGATTTCGAGTCCGACCAAGATGTACGCTGGTGCCCGGGTTGCGGCGACTACTCCATCCTCGCCCAAACGCAACGCATTTTCCCCGACCTCGGCATACCGAAAGAAAATGTAGTCTTTATCTCCGGTATCGGGTGTTCAAGCCGGTTCCCGTACTATATGAATACTTATGGCTTCCACACGATTCACGGCAGAGCACCAACCATCGCCTCGGGTGTAAAAATGGCGAACCCTGACCTCTCTGTCTGGATTATCACAGGAGATGGCGATGCGCTCTCGATTGGTGGTAACCATTTCATCCATTTAATGCGCCGCAATTTCGATGTGAATATGTTGCTGTTCAATAACCGCATCTACGGACTCACAAAAGGACAATACTCACCGACATCCGAACAGGGAAAAGCAACGAAATCGACACCGCTTGGATCCCTTGAGGCACCCTTTAACCCAATTAACCTCGCTTTGGCTTCAGGGGCAACCTTTGTCGCGCGCTCACTTGACACAGATTCCACTCACCTACAGTCCACCATCAAATCCGCTTTTGAACATAAAGGCACCTCTTTCATCGAGATCTATCAAGACTGCCCCATCTTCAACAAAGATGCTTTCAAACAATTTACGGATAAGGCTACTAAAACTGAAAATACTGTCCGCCTTGAGCACGGACAACCCCTCGTTTTTGGGAAAGAAAACGAGAAAGGGATCCGACTCAAAGACTTCCATCCTGAAGTTACCACAGCAAACAACGAGAATGGTGCTGCCGACGACCTTATCGTCCATGACCAATACGCGGAGGATACCACGCTTGCAAACTTCTTAGCAGGAATGAGTGAGACCCCTGACATGCCACACCCTATTGGCATCTTCCGTAGCGTCCGGCGATCCTCTTACGAAGATGCCATGACGAACCAGATCCGCGCCGCAAAAGAACGCATGGGTGAAGGCGATCTTGAAGCACTCCTTAACGATGGCGAAACATGGACTGTGTCATAG
- a CDS encoding 2-oxoacid:acceptor oxidoreductase subunit alpha yields MRKPVEQIEEATILFAGDSGDGSQTIGTQMTETTALIGNDVATLPDYPAEIRAPAGSLAGVSGFQLHFSSEQIHTPGDLCDVLVAMNPAALKVHLHKLKPNGILIVNVDNFARRNLRLAGYESNPLEGDTLTKYQVFPVELTQLTRKALESTQLSTREMDLCKNFFALGMILWLYNRPMEYTMKWVKTKFAKKPQYIESNILALRAGNVYCEATEQFAVSYDVKPAVFEPGTYRNIDGNMATVLGLVAAAHRSELPLVYGGYPITPASDILHGLALYRNFGVITMQMEDEIAAVGVAIGAAFSGALGVTGSSGPGLALKSEAINLAMIAELPIVVCNIQRAGPSTGMPTKTEQSDLLQMFYGRNGESPIPIVAPSRPYDCFETVYEACHIAIKYRTPVIFLSDLYIGMGAEPWKIPQLSELPEIKPNFAARADTTNGFEPYLRDPETLARPWAKPGTVGLEHRIGGLEKSDVTGHVSYDAENHQKMVEIRAEKVARIANDFAPIEVFGAQEGEILVLGWGGTYGAIRTAVENYVAEGVPIAHVHLRHLNPFPNDLGDILNRFKKILIPELNTGQLRQLIRSTYLIDAIGLNKVQGQPFHVFELHAKIDEILKKIEHF; encoded by the coding sequence ATGCGCAAGCCAGTAGAGCAAATCGAGGAAGCGACAATCCTATTTGCTGGCGACTCCGGCGATGGGTCGCAGACCATTGGCACACAAATGACAGAGACCACCGCCCTCATTGGTAACGATGTCGCCACGCTACCCGACTATCCCGCCGAGATTCGTGCACCCGCCGGATCGTTAGCAGGTGTGTCCGGGTTCCAACTCCACTTCTCAAGCGAACAAATCCACACCCCCGGAGATCTCTGTGACGTACTCGTAGCAATGAACCCCGCCGCTTTAAAAGTTCACCTCCATAAACTCAAACCTAACGGCATCCTCATTGTAAATGTTGATAATTTTGCGCGCCGCAATCTACGCCTTGCGGGGTATGAAAGTAACCCACTTGAAGGCGATACACTTACGAAATACCAAGTTTTCCCGGTCGAGTTAACGCAGCTGACCCGCAAAGCACTCGAATCAACACAACTGTCAACACGGGAAATGGACCTGTGTAAGAACTTTTTCGCACTCGGTATGATCCTCTGGCTCTACAATCGCCCGATGGAATATACGATGAAATGGGTCAAAACAAAGTTCGCCAAAAAACCGCAGTACATCGAATCAAACATTCTTGCACTCCGTGCTGGAAATGTTTATTGCGAAGCCACTGAACAGTTTGCTGTCTCCTACGATGTGAAACCGGCTGTTTTTGAACCGGGGACTTACCGAAATATTGACGGCAACATGGCAACAGTGCTTGGGCTTGTCGCTGCAGCACATCGATCCGAGTTACCGCTTGTTTACGGTGGCTATCCGATAACACCAGCGAGCGACATCCTTCATGGACTCGCGCTCTATAGAAATTTCGGTGTTATCACTATGCAGATGGAAGATGAAATTGCGGCTGTTGGGGTTGCAATCGGTGCAGCATTTAGCGGTGCGCTCGGTGTCACAGGTAGTAGCGGACCTGGGCTTGCGCTCAAATCGGAAGCGATTAATCTCGCGATGATTGCGGAGTTACCGATCGTGGTATGCAACATTCAGCGTGCAGGCCCCTCAACAGGAATGCCAACAAAAACGGAACAATCCGATCTGCTGCAAATGTTTTACGGTAGGAACGGCGAATCACCGATCCCAATCGTCGCGCCCTCCCGTCCATACGACTGTTTTGAAACAGTCTATGAAGCGTGTCATATCGCTATCAAATACAGAACACCGGTGATTTTTCTTTCCGACCTCTACATCGGGATGGGAGCTGAACCGTGGAAAATCCCTCAACTCTCTGAACTCCCAGAGATTAAACCTAATTTCGCCGCGCGCGCAGACACCACTAACGGATTTGAACCGTATTTACGCGATCCAGAGACATTGGCACGACCTTGGGCAAAACCCGGTACCGTTGGCTTAGAACACCGCATCGGCGGCTTGGAGAAATCTGATGTGACAGGGCACGTTAGTTATGATGCTGAAAACCATCAGAAGATGGTCGAAATCCGGGCAGAAAAAGTGGCTCGCATCGCCAATGATTTCGCACCCATTGAAGTCTTTGGTGCGCAAGAAGGCGAAATCCTCGTGCTCGGATGGGGCGGCACCTACGGCGCGATCCGGACCGCAGTGGAGAATTATGTTGCAGAGGGGGTCCCGATAGCACACGTCCATCTCCGACACCTTAACCCGTTTCCAAACGACTTAGGCGACATTCTCAATAGATTCAAAAAGATTTTAATTCCTGAACTCAACACTGGCCAACTCCGTCAACTCATTCGTAGCACCTATCTCATCGACGCAATCGGGCTTAACAAGGTGCAGGGGCAGCCTTTCCACGTTTTTGAGTTGCATGCCAAAATAGACGAAATACTGAAAAAAATAGAACACTTTTAA
- a CDS encoding CBS domain-containing protein: protein MLYDLAIDEELEQMDEDAALKAWSTQEIQISLKDLMRPIITIDINSSTNEAIDLLLTNKIGAAPVIENGTLRGIFSERDVLNKILNKQVGDLDVINVEEFMIADPETAQPEDSLNTAILYMARGGYRHVPIVDTENRPVGMVSIRDVISYLIEEFPQEVLTLPPRPVRDAFKAREGA from the coding sequence GTGCTATATGACTTGGCAATTGATGAAGAATTAGAGCAAATGGATGAAGACGCTGCGTTAAAAGCATGGAGTACGCAAGAAATTCAGATTTCGCTAAAAGATCTGATGCGTCCTATTATCACTATTGACATCAACAGTAGCACAAACGAGGCAATTGATCTGCTCCTAACAAACAAGATTGGTGCAGCACCGGTCATCGAAAACGGCACGCTCCGCGGGATTTTTAGCGAGCGAGACGTGCTCAACAAAATTCTTAACAAGCAGGTTGGAGATCTGGATGTCATTAATGTTGAAGAATTCATGATAGCAGATCCAGAGACAGCGCAACCGGAAGATTCCCTAAACACGGCTATTCTCTATATGGCGCGAGGTGGCTACCGACATGTCCCGATTGTCGATACTGAGAATCGTCCCGTCGGCATGGTGTCCATTCGTGATGTAATCTCCTATCTTATAGAGGAATTTCCGCAAGAAGTTTTAACGCTACCTCCGAGGCCCGTCCGCGATGCCTTCAAAGCCCGTGAGGGGGCGTAA